In Deltaproteobacteria bacterium, the genomic stretch ATTTCCCGCTGCCCGAGGTGGTTCCGGCCGTCGTGGCCCAGCTCGCCAAGGCCGGCGAGTTCCCGGGCAAGGCCGAGGTGACGCCGCGGCTTCGCGCGCTGGCCAAGAAGCACGCGGCGCTCGCGGACGCGGTGCGCGCGGCGGTTGGCGAAGAGCCGAAGGTCGTGGAGCTCACGTGTCTTTGGGCGATGCGGCCCGAGGCGATCGCGGCGCTGAGTCCGTTCCAGCAAGCGCAGATCCAGCTGGTGGGCGACTCGAGCTCGCTGGAGCTCCGCGCGGTCGGCGATGCTTCCGGAAAGCCCGTCTACGACGCGCTCCTTCACGCGGGCAGCGCCACCATTTTCAAGACCGGCACCACGGACATCGTCGGAAAGTTTGCCCAGGGGGCATGGCAGCTCGACGACGCGCCCTTGCGCGCCGCGCTCGACAAGGTCCTGCGCGCGCCCATGACGCTCACGCCCGCGCCGAAGCTCGAGCCCAAGCCCGAGCCGATTCCCGAGCCGAAGCCGGAGCCGAAGGTGGAAGCGCGGCCGCCGTCGAAGCCCGCGCTCAAAGCCGTGCCGCCGCCCGTCGAAGAGAAGGTCGAGGAGCCCTCGCCGAAGGCGAAGGGCAAGGCCACCAAGGCGCCCAAAGCTGAGAAGGCCGAGAAGCCCAAGGCCGAGAAGCCTGCCAAGAAGGCGGCCGCCGAGAAGCCCGCGAAGAAGCCGGCCGCCGAGAAGCCGGCTGCCAAGAAGCCCGCTGCATCGAAGGCAAAGAGGAAGTGAGCCCAATCGCGGGACGTGGGTCGTGGGCCGTGGACCGTTCGACGTGACGACGGTTCATGCGCTCGAGTGCCAGGACCGTCGCATCTCAGAACGACCCACGACCCACGGCCCACGATTGGGTATCCACGTTAGAATTGAGCTGTCATGCAACTCGAGCTGATGCCGCTCATCAACCGCGTGGCCCGCGCGCAGCTTCGACGCGGCGGCGCGAAGTTTCGCCACCTCGTCGCGCACGGGCACGAGGTGCACTTCATCGATCAACCCGGATCCGGATCCGGTCCGACGGTCGCGCTCCTGCACGGCCTGGGCTCGAGCGCGTTCGCGTTCTCGCAGGTGATTCCGGGCATCGCCAAGCACGCGCGCCGGGTGATCGCCGTCGATCTCCCGGGCACCGGGTTCTCGCCCGTGCCGCAGAAGCCGCCCGGCATCGAAGCCTGTGTGCGCATGCTCGCCGCGCTGTATGAGCGCGAGCTCGGCAGCCAGGGCGCGGTACTCGTGGGCAACTCGCTCGGCGGCGCCATGGCCGCGGAGCTCGCCGGCCGCTTTCCGCAGCTCGCCCGCGCGGTGATGCTCATCGCGCCTGCGGGAGCAAAGGTCGCGCCCGAGCGCTTTCAGCAGCTGGTGAATGGCTTCGAGCTCAAGAACTGGGCCGACGGCCGCGCGCTCATGCGCCGCCTCTATGGCTCGCCGCCGCCGCTCATCCCCGAGCTCCTCGCGCAGGACATGTTCGTGAACCTGAACCGGCCGCACGTGCGCGAGCTGCTGGTCGGCGATCGCCCGAGCGACTTCCTCGAGCCGGAGATCCTGCGCGCGCTGAAGATGCCGGTGCTGGTGCTCTGGGCGCGCAGCGAGAAGGTGCTGCCCTACGAAGGCATCGAGTACTTCCGCAGCGAGCTGCCCAAGCACGCGCGCATCGAAGAGGTCGCGGGCTGGGGCCACGTGCCGCACCTGGAGCATCCGCGGCAGATGATCGAGCGGGTGGGCCAGTTCCTGCGCGAGCTGCCCGCGACGTGACGCGCGTCACCCAGCGCTGATCCGAGCCGGATGAATGCCCGCACCGGGAGTGCGTCTGTTGGGGCATACGCCACCGACTGACCGGCGGCGCCAACCGGAGCGGAAAGCCATGAAGAAGATCCTGAGCGCAGTGCTGGCGGGTTCGATGATGCTGATGGCGGGTTCGGCGTTTGCGGCTGAGGTGGATCGCCGCGAGGTTCGCCAGCAGGAGCGCATCTCCCAGGGCGTCCGCGACGGCTCGCTGACGCCGCGCGAGACCGCGAAGCTCGAGCGGAAGGAGTCGCACCTCCGCCGCGAGGTCCGCCGCGACCGCATGGAGAACGGCGGCCGACTCTCCCCGGGCGAGAAGGCGCACATCAACCGCGAGGAGAACCGCGTGTCGCGCGAGATCCGCCGCGACAAGACCAACGGCCAACACCTGTAGCGCAGGGCATCCCAGACCCGACATCGACCCGGAGGGACGCGGCGCAAGCTGCGTCCCTCCGAGCGTTTGCGACCCCCGCAACCTTTCTTCACCGGGTGTGTTGGTAGCATCAGACAGCCGGCATGCCCGGCTCACCCCGAGGACCTCATGAAGCGGATCACCGGACTGTTCCTGGCGGCGGCCGTGGCGCTCACGGCGATGCCGGCGTTCGCGGCGCGCGTAGATCGGCGCGAGAAGCGGCAGCAGGAGCGCATCGGCGAGGGTGTGGAGAACGGCTCGCTCACCCCCGGCGAGACGGCGCACCTCGAGAAGCGCGAGGCGCACATCAACCGCGAGGTGCGTCGCGATCGCGCCGAGAACGGCGGCAAGCTCACCCCGGCCGAGCGCCGCAAGGTGGAGCGCCAGGAGAACCGCACCAGCCGCGCCATCTACCGCGACAAGCACGACTGATCGCGCCAGCGCTTCCGGCTAGTGTCACCGGATGTCCGAGATGATGAACGGCCTCTCCGAGCTCCCGCACGAGGTGCGCAAGCTCGCGGGCGAGAACTGGGCCTTCCGCTGGAACGTGGAGCGCGACGCCCACTTGCGCTTCGCGCGGATGTCCGGGCGGCTCACGCGCTTCGGCTCGCCGGAAGGCGTGGTCGCGCTGGCCCGGAAGGCCGCCGACGACGAGGTCCGGCACACGCAGCTCTGCGCCACCCTCGCCGAGCGCTACGGCGCGCCGGTGGATCCGTCGAAGCCGGCGAGCATCCACGAGGTGTCGCCGTCGCGGCTGGCCGAGCCGGAGTCGCTGACCTACGAGATCATCGCCGCGTGCTGCGTGACCGAGACCGAGAGCGCGGGCGTGCTCACCACGCTGCTGGCATCGGAGCCGGACCCGCTGGTGCGCGAGACGCTGCACGCCATCGCCCGCGACGAGGTCGACCACTCGCGGCTCGGCTGGGCCCACCTCGCGCATGCGCGTACCGTGCAGAAGCTGGACTTCATGAGCGAGCTCTTGCCGGTGATCCTCGGCGGCACGGTGGACGATTCGCTGTTTCAGCCCGCGAAGGATCCGGCGCTGGAGTCGCCGCTGCTCGTGCGCGCGGGGATCTTGCCGCACACGCAGAAGCGCGAGGTGTTCGTGCGCATGCTTCGCGAGGTGGTGTTTCCCGGGCTGGAGAGCAACGGGATCGATCCGTCGTTCGGCAAGGCCTGGCTCGACGCCCGCGCCTGATCAGTGCGGCGGCGGAGGCGGCGGGGGATAGGCCATCGGCGGAGGTGGCGGCGGGTAGCTCCCCGGCGGCGGCGAACCTGGCGGCGGACTCTGCGGCGGCGGTACGTACGGCGGCGCTCCCGGCGGCACGATCAACGCTGAATCGGTTGGACCTGCCGGCGCATTGAGCCGGACGTAGCAGTTGGGCTGCTCGAGCTGGTTCCAGGCGCCGCTCGCGTCCACGAAGGCCACGCAGCCGAAGGGGAAGAGCAGCACGCAGAGCAGCGTGTCGGAGACCAGGTAGCCTGGGCCCGGCGCCATGCGGGTGTTGCAGGCCTGCGGCGCGTAGCCCGGGAGCGCGAGCGTCACCGACTGCAGCCGCGTGCGATCCAGCTCCACCGAGGCGGGCGCGCGGGCCACGTTCACGCCGTTGACGAGCACCTCGGCGCCGGGCGGATCCGAGGTGACGTTGAGGACCTCTGCGCGCGGCCCGGTGAGCGTGGCGCACCCGGCGAGCGCCAGGGCGCTGGCGAGCAGGGCGAGCTTGGTCACGGGGGCCTCCACGGTCGAAATCCCGACAGATGCTAGTCCGATTACCAGTGCCCCGAGCGATGGCAACTGATTCCGCCGGAATCCCAGCCTCGTCGGCCGGTTCGACAGGGCACGTCGCGTTGCCCGTGCGGCCCGTGCGTGCTAGCAATCGAGCAGGCACGCGGCCCCGGGGGCGCGGCATCTGCGGAGGCCAATCTTCCATGACCGGCGTGCTCTTCTTGTCCCAGGCGCAGCTCGACACCTGGCTCAACACCGGGCTGGTGGACATGGCCCAGGACACCCTCACCGTCACCGCCGACAACGCCAGCTTCCCGGTCGTCCCGGCCGTGCACGTGAAGTCCGTGGTCGACGGCACCGACTCCGCCAAGCTCCTCGGCAAGGTGAAGGCCGTGGAGGCCCTGCGCATGGGCGGCGCGGAGATCTCCATGGGCGCGGTGGTGATGGGCGAGACCGCCTACGAAGTCGACGACGGCTTCATGGTCACCGTGCAGCTCCCCGACCGCTCGAGCGCGCGCCCGCCCAGCAAGCCGGCGCCTGCGGCCAAGGGCGGCGAGGCCGACCTGTTGGCCCAGTTCATCCTCAACAAGCTCTCCTGACGCCGGCTTCAGGCTCCAGACTTCAAGCTTCAGGAAGGCGCCGACGAGCTCTCGGTTTGGTGCATGCTTGAAGCCGGAAGCCTGAACCGCGAAGCCTTCCCATGACCCGGTCGTTGCTCAGCGCCGCTTGCCACGCCTACTCCGTCGCGGGGGTGGCGTACCTGGTGCACCTGGTGCGCCTGCGCGGGCGCTCGAGCACGGTGGGCGCGCTGGCGCTGGCCGCGGGCCTGCTGCTGCACGCGACGGTCATCGTGATGCGGTACCAGGAGATGGTGGTGACGCCCGTCTCCTCGCTCGCCGACGGGCTCTCGTTCACCGCCTGGCTGCTGGTGGCGGCGTTCTTGATCCTCGACCGCGTCTACAAGCTGCCGGCGCTCGGCGCGTTCGTCACCCCGCTCGCGCTGACGGTGACCGTGTCCGCGCTGCTGGTGCCCTCGTCACCGCCCGGAGAGATTCCGGCGCTGCTGGGTATCCCCGGGCTGGTGGCGCACGTGATCGTGGCCTTCCTGGGGATGGCGCTCTTCGCCCTCGCGGGCGGCGCGGCGGTGCTCTACCTGGTGCAGGAGCGCCAGGTGAAGGGCAAGCGCTTCGGCTTCGCGTTCTCGCGGCTGCCGTCGTTGGAAGTGCTCGACGAGCTGAACCGGCGATTGGTCGTCTTCGGCTTCGCCATGCTCTCGGTGACCATCGCCACCGGCGCGCTCTACGCCAAGAACCGCTGGGGCGCGTACTGGAGCTGGGACCCGAAGGAGACCCTCTCGCTGCTCGCCTGGGCCATCTTCGGCGCGCTCATCGCCGCGCGGTTCCAGGGCGGCTGGCGCGGCAAGCGCGTGGCGCTGCTGACCATGCTCGGCTTGGTGGTGCTGGTGAGCTCGTGGGTGGGCCTCTTCGCCTTCCCCAGCGGACACCACTCGGGCTCCTTCGACGCGCCTGCGCGGGCCGTGGGAGAGCGCCGTGGCTGAGCTCTTCTGCGTGGGGCTGTCGCACAAGAGCGCGCCCATCGAGGTGCGCGAGAAGGTCGCCGTGCCCGAGGAGGACCAGGCCGGGCTGCTGCAGAAGGTGGCCGCGCTGCCGGGCGTGTCGGAGGCGATGCTGCTCTCGACCTGCAATCGGGTGGAGCTCTTTGCCGCCGTGGCCGGGCACGAATCGGCCGAGGCGGTGGCCGCGCAGCTCCGCGAGA encodes the following:
- a CDS encoding alpha/beta hydrolase, with product MQLELMPLINRVARAQLRRGGAKFRHLVAHGHEVHFIDQPGSGSGPTVALLHGLGSSAFAFSQVIPGIAKHARRVIAVDLPGTGFSPVPQKPPGIEACVRMLAALYERELGSQGAVLVGNSLGGAMAAELAGRFPQLARAVMLIAPAGAKVAPERFQQLVNGFELKNWADGRALMRRLYGSPPPLIPELLAQDMFVNLNRPHVRELLVGDRPSDFLEPEILRALKMPVLVLWARSEKVLPYEGIEYFRSELPKHARIEEVAGWGHVPHLEHPRQMIERVGQFLRELPAT
- a CDS encoding PEGA domain-containing protein, which encodes MTKLALLASALALAGCATLTGPRAEVLNVTSDPPGAEVLVNGVNVARAPASVELDRTRLQSVTLALPGYAPQACNTRMAPGPGYLVSDTLLCVLLFPFGCVAFVDASGAWNQLEQPNCYVRLNAPAGPTDSALIVPPGAPPYVPPPQSPPPGSPPPGSYPPPPPPMAYPPPPPPPH
- a CDS encoding ferritin-like domain-containing protein translates to MSEMMNGLSELPHEVRKLAGENWAFRWNVERDAHLRFARMSGRLTRFGSPEGVVALARKAADDEVRHTQLCATLAERYGAPVDPSKPASIHEVSPSRLAEPESLTYEIIAACCVTETESAGVLTTLLASEPDPLVRETLHAIARDEVDHSRLGWAHLAHARTVQKLDFMSELLPVILGGTVDDSLFQPAKDPALESPLLVRAGILPHTQKREVFVRMLREVVFPGLESNGIDPSFGKAWLDARA
- the ccsA gene encoding cytochrome c biogenesis protein CcsA — encoded protein: MTRSLLSAACHAYSVAGVAYLVHLVRLRGRSSTVGALALAAGLLLHATVIVMRYQEMVVTPVSSLADGLSFTAWLLVAAFLILDRVYKLPALGAFVTPLALTVTVSALLVPSSPPGEIPALLGIPGLVAHVIVAFLGMALFALAGGAAVLYLVQERQVKGKRFGFAFSRLPSLEVLDELNRRLVVFGFAMLSVTIATGALYAKNRWGAYWSWDPKETLSLLAWAIFGALIAARFQGGWRGKRVALLTMLGLVVLVSSWVGLFAFPSGHHSGSFDAPARAVGERRG